The region GGAAGGAAATAATGAACCTAATGTGAAATACAAAATTCCAAAAGAAAATAATGAACAAGATTCACTTTTTTTATTCAGACGATAAGTGATGGAATTGATTAATGCAAGATGATATAATGACATTAGAAGAAGTTGCCGCTTATTTAAAATTAAAGCCGCAGACGATTTACACCTGGGCTCAAGAGAAAAAAATTCCAGCGGCTAAAATCGGCAAAGAATGGCGATTCAAAAAGTCAATTATCGACGAGTGGTTCAATCGTCATTTTGATGAGAAATTCACAGAGATTATTAACGGTTCGAAAAGTAAATGATTAGATAATCGTTTATTTCAGGATTAGATGTTCTAATAAAAAATAAATATATT is a window of Ignavibacteria bacterium DNA encoding:
- a CDS encoding helix-turn-helix domain-containing protein, with amino-acid sequence MQDDIMTLEEVAAYLKLKPQTIYTWAQEKKIPAAKIGKEWRFKKSIIDEWFNRHFDEKFTEIINGSKSK